From the Solanum lycopersicum chromosome 10, SLM_r2.1 genome, one window contains:
- the LOC101255941 gene encoding uncharacterized protein, translating to MAGGGNFIHRVISYVANELIVNGLSNSPSFQRFAVRTSKRMEDLSKLAQQKRQEIADQVKDASKNFESFKDR from the exons ATGGCTGGTGGAGGAAATTTCATTCATAGGGTCATCTCTTATGTCGCCAATGAATTGATCGTTAATGGGCTCTCCAACAG CCCTAGTTTTCAAAGATTTGCAGTGAGGACATCAAAGAGAATGGAGGATCTATCTAAATTGG CTCAGCAAAAGAGGCAAGAAATTGCCGATCAGGTGAAGGATGCGTCTAAAAATTTTGAG TCTTTCAAGGACCGGTGA
- the LOC101266282 gene encoding mitochondrial succinate-fumarate transporter 1: MAEENSRSKKTIPPYMKAISGSLGGIVEASCLQPIDVIKTRLQLDRAGAYKGIAHCGSTIVNNEGVRALWKGLTPFATHLTLKYALRMGSNAVFQTAFKDSETGKLSPQGRLMAGFGAGVLEALVIVTPFEVVKIRLQQQRGLSPELLRYKGPVHCARMIVREEGVLGLWAGASPTVMRNGTNQAAMFTAKNAFDTILWKKHEGDGKVLHPWQSMISGFLAGTAGPICTGPFDVVKTRLMAQSKSVGELKYRGMFHAIATIHAEEGLRALWKGLIPRLMRIPPGQAIMWAVADQITGFYERTYLTNAPL; the protein is encoded by the exons ATGGCGGAAGAGAATTCAAGGAGCAAAAAAACAATTCCACCGTATATGAAGGCTATTTCCGGTTCATTAGGTGGAATCGTTGAAGCTAGTTGTTTGCAACCTATTGACGTTATCAAAACCCGGCTTCAACTGGACCGGGCCGGTGCTTACAAGGGGATTGCCCACTGTGGTTCTACCATTGTTAATAACGAAGGTGTAAGGGCTTTGTGGAAAGGATTGACGCCATTCGCTACTCATTTGACTCTCAAGTATGCGTTGCGTATGGGTTCAAATGCGGTTTTTCAGACAGCTTTTAAGGACTCGGAAACAGGTAAGCTTAGCCCGCAGGGTCGATTGATGGCTGGCTTTGGTGCTGGTGTGCTTGAAGCTCTTGTTATTGTCACGCCCTTTGAG GTGGTGAAGATTAGACTACAGCAGCAGAGAGGATTAAGTCCTGAGCTATTACGATACAAGGGACCTGTACACTGTGCTCGTATGATTGTTCGTGAAGAAGGCGTTCTTGGTCTCTGGGCAGGTGCGTCGCCAACCGTTATGCGTAATGGTACAAATCAGGCCGCCATGTTTACAGCCAAGAATGCATTTGACACAATATTGTGGAAGAAACATGAAGGTGATGGGAAAGTTCTTCATCCATGGCAGTCTATGATATCAGGATTCCTGGCAGGGACAGCTGGTCCTATATGCACCGGTCCATTTGACGTTGTGAAAACAAGGCTCATGGCTCAGAGTAAATCTGTGGGCGAGTTGAAGTACAGAGGAATGTTTCATGCCATTGCAACAATACATGCAGAAGAAGGATTACGTGCCTTATGGAAAGGACTAATTCCCCGGCTCATGAGGATCCCACCTGGACAGGCGATTATGTGGGCTGTGGCTGACCAAATAACTGGCTTTTACGAGAGGACATATTTGACAAATGCACCTTTATAG
- the LOC101256537 gene encoding heparanase-like protein 3, translating into MQMASSFKCLLVLYFLLLSLYFTQISRAGDIVEEGILYIDGVSSIAKIDKDFICATLDWWPPTKCDYGTCSWGNASLLNLDLSNKVLVNAIRAFSPLTIRLGGTLQDKLIYQTMHDKQPCLPFFHDDTELFKFTQGCLPLSRWDELNEFFKKTGAKVTFGLNTLNGKKIASDGRTALGDWDSSNAESLIRYTVSRGYNIHGWELGNELNGNGIGPAISADQYACDIIALQKLVQDIYKGKDVMPLILAPGGIFDAIWFPKFINKASNSLQVVTHHIYSVGGGDDTNLVQKILEPSHLDEESKYLQNLQGVLRNSGTSAVAWVGESGGVYNSGRNLVSNSFVSGFWYLDQMGMSATFDTKTYCRQTLVGGNYGLLNTTTFHPNPDYYGALLWHRLMGRNVLSTQFQGMKKLRSYAHCSKSSEGIALMLINMHSSITVNISLSVTVANTNESPMLLQVTNDQNARHEIEREEYHLTAKDGDLHSQTVLLNGNELNVDHFGRIPLLEPVRVNPSHPISIAPLSIVFVHIPSIQVPACSMYTREYM; encoded by the exons ATGCAAATGGCTTCTTCCTTCAAATGCTTGTTGGTGTTGTACTTTTTGTTATTGTCCTTGTACTTCACCCAAATTTCAAGAGCAGGAGATATTGTTGAAGAAGGGATTCTTTACATTGATGGGGTTTCTTCAATAGCAAAAATTGATAAAGATTTTATTTGTGCAACTTTAGATTGGTGGCCTCCTACTAAATGTGACTATGGAACTTGTAGCTGGGGAAATGCTTCTCTTCTTAATCTT GATCTAAGCAACAAGGTATTAGTTAATGCAATTAGAG CGTTTTCTCCATTAACAATTAGACTTGGAGGTACATTGCAAGATAAACTAATATACCAAACGATGCATGATAAACAACCATGTCTTCCATTTTTCCATGATGATACAGAGCTGTTTAAATTCACCCAAGGTTGCTTGCCTTTGTCTCGTTGGGATGAACTCAACGAATTCTTCAAGAAAACGGG GGCAAAAGTAACTTTTGGGTTGAATACTTtaaatggaaagaaaatagCTTCTGACGGCCGCACTGCTTTGGGAGATTGGGATTCTAGCAATGCAGAGTCTTTAATCAGATATACGGTTAGCAGAGGTTATAATATCCACGGCTGGGAGCTTG GAAATGAATTGAATGGAAACGGAATAGGTCCAGCTATTTCAGCCGATCAGTACGCTTGTGATATTATAGCTCTTCAAAAATTAGTGCAAGATATATATAaagggaaggatgttatgccatTAATCCTTGCACCAGGAGGAATATTTGATGCTATTTGGTTTCcgaaatttataaataaagcATCTAATTCTCTTCAAGTAGTTACACATCACATTTACAGTGTTGGTGGAG GCGACGACACCAACCTAGTTCAGAAAATACTTGAACCTTCTCATCTGGATGAAGAATCCAAATACTTGCAAAATCTTCAAGGCGTTCTCCGAAACTCTGGAACTTCAGCTGTAGCATGGGTTGGTGAAAGTGGAGGAGTTTATAACAGTGGTCGCAATCTTGTTTCGAATAGCTTTGTGTCCGGCTTTTG GTACTTGGATCAGATGGGGATGTCAGCCACGTTCGATACTAAGACATATTGTCGACAAACATTGGTTGGTGGCAACTACGGTCTCCTCAATACCACAACCTTTCATCCAAATCCTGATTATTACGG TGCTCTTTTATGGCACCGTTTGATGGGAAGGAATGTTCTATCGACACAGTTCCAAGGAATGAAAAAACTACGCTCATACGCTCACTGTTCAAAATCTTCT GAAGGAATCGCACTGATGTTGAtcaacatgcatagtagtataACAGTTAATATTAGTCTTTCAGTCACAGTTGCTAACACAAACGAGTCGCCAATGCTGCTACAAGTCACGAATGATCAGAACGCGAGACACGAAATTGAGAGGGAAGAATATCACCTCACAGCCAAAGATGGTGATTTACATAGCCAAACAGTGCTTTTGAATGGAAATGAACTTAATGTGGATCATTTTGGAAGAATCCCTCTGTTAGAACCTGTAAGAGTAAACCCCTCTCATCCAATTTCTATTGCTCCTCTTTCAATTGTATTTGTCCACATTCCCTCTATTCAAGTGCCTGCTTGTAGTATGTATACAAGAGAGTACATGTAA